Proteins from a genomic interval of Spiroplasma diminutum CUAS-1:
- the oppD gene encoding oligopeptide ABC transporter ATP-binding protein OppD — MNKENRIISVRDMEVKFQVRGNFLTAIRNVDLDIYDQEILAIVGESGSGKSVITKTFTGMLEANGWVSNGSIVYRPNKETIEDENAYFKEPIDIVNLQSPLISKDVIKSVVKINNEKIKEILKEIKELYKLNPKYNGSLEQQELKIIRLENKIESEQNETILAGLKQELQDLKEELKSSLLDENKKIAIKKINSNKHTILLEELKKELATLQESMTFTGNNRVANKIIKLEVKIKATEEIIKLINEDSLREEKVNDKLTMILRLELDINKVKPLDMKSRRNVSKITSLIENFIETEVSFTDEEKEFIINYFTSKKYLNRFENELQQICLSIIENNTFDKDHFYNILVDWKRIKNSDLVNKVNALKEIRQLRGKTISTIFQDPMTSLNPLLPVGFQITEVLRKQVGLNKSEAKAEAIELLRKVGIPNPEKRFKDIPGRYSGGMRQRVVIAIALACRPKVLICDEPTTALDVTIQAQILDLIKELQKEYKFSVVFITHDLGVVAKIADRVAVMYAGQIIEVGTAKDIFENSKHPYTWALLSSLPQLGKKGDDLFSIEGTPPSLFNEIIGDAFAPRNKYALELDYIKQPPMFKVSETHFAKTWLLDPRSPKVERPAILNNLRKRIEEAEKVG; from the coding sequence ATGAATAAAGAAAATAGAATTATATCTGTTCGTGACATGGAAGTAAAATTCCAAGTTAGAGGTAATTTTTTAACTGCTATTAGAAATGTTGATTTAGATATCTATGACCAAGAAATTCTTGCAATTGTAGGAGAATCTGGAAGTGGTAAATCTGTAATAACAAAAACATTTACAGGAATGTTAGAAGCAAATGGTTGAGTAAGTAATGGTTCTATAGTTTATAGACCAAATAAAGAAACAATTGAAGATGAAAATGCTTATTTTAAAGAGCCAATCGATATTGTTAACTTACAAAGTCCATTAATTTCAAAAGATGTTATTAAAAGTGTTGTTAAAATAAATAATGAAAAAATAAAAGAAATTTTAAAAGAAATTAAGGAATTATATAAATTAAATCCAAAATATAATGGAAGTTTAGAACAACAAGAATTAAAAATTATTAGATTAGAAAATAAAATTGAATCAGAACAAAATGAAACAATTTTAGCTGGATTAAAACAAGAATTACAAGATTTAAAAGAAGAATTGAAATCTAGCTTGTTAGATGAAAATAAAAAAATAGCTATTAAGAAAATTAATAGCAATAAACACACTATTTTATTAGAAGAATTAAAGAAAGAACTTGCAACTTTACAAGAAAGTATGACTTTTACTGGAAACAATAGAGTTGCAAATAAAATTATCAAATTGGAAGTTAAAATTAAAGCAACTGAAGAAATTATTAAACTTATTAATGAAGATTCATTAAGAGAAGAAAAAGTTAATGATAAATTAACAATGATTTTAAGATTGGAACTAGATATTAATAAAGTAAAACCTTTAGATATGAAAAGTAGAAGAAATGTTTCAAAAATAACTTCATTAATTGAAAATTTTATTGAAACAGAAGTTTCTTTTACTGATGAAGAAAAAGAATTTATAATAAATTATTTTACAAGTAAAAAATATTTAAATAGATTTGAAAATGAATTACAACAAATTTGTTTATCAATAATTGAAAACAATACTTTTGATAAAGATCATTTTTATAATATTTTAGTTGACTGAAAAAGAATTAAAAATTCTGATTTAGTAAATAAAGTAAATGCTTTAAAAGAAATCAGACAATTAAGAGGAAAAACAATTTCAACAATTTTCCAAGACCCTATGACTTCATTAAATCCACTTTTACCAGTTGGATTCCAAATTACAGAGGTATTGAGAAAACAAGTAGGTTTAAATAAATCTGAAGCAAAAGCAGAGGCAATTGAACTTTTAAGAAAAGTTGGAATTCCAAATCCTGAAAAACGTTTTAAAGATATTCCTGGAAGATACTCAGGGGGAATGCGTCAAAGAGTAGTTATTGCAATTGCTCTTGCATGTAGACCAAAAGTATTAATTTGTGACGAACCAACAACAGCGCTTGATGTTACAATTCAAGCTCAAATCTTAGATTTAATAAAAGAGTTACAAAAAGAATACAAATTCTCAGTTGTGTTTATTACTCACGACTTAGGAGTTGTTGCAAAAATTGCAGATAGAGTTGCAGTTATGTATGCTGGACAAATTATTGAAGTAGGAACTGCAAAAGATATTTTTGAAAATTCAAAACATCCTTATACTTGAGCATTATTATCTTCTTTACCTCAATTAGGTAAAAAAGGAGATGATTTATTCTCAATAGAAGGTACACCTCCATCATTATTTAATGAAATAATAGGAGATGCATTTGCTCCAAGAAATAAATATGCATTGGAATTAGATTATATTAAACAACCTCCAATGTTTAAAGTAAGTGAAACTCATTTTGCAAAAACTTGATTATTAGATCCACGTTCTCCCAAAGTTGAAAGACCAGCTATTTTAAATAACTTACGTAAACGTATTGAAGAAGCAGAAAAGGTAGGATAG
- the oppC gene encoding oligopeptide ABC transporter permease OppC — MEQRQYTNEEMNSIDNSLFKVIGAQHEQSERITNKPYSYWKSVFARVAKSKTFVISLFLLVAIILMAFSIGIGKDPVPINRPGIDIEAPSWQHIFGLGKFGEDLWTKMWIGTRTTLIFTFFVASIQILLGILLGSIWGFFSKLDLIFIEITRFLTLIPSLILWLIVIFLFGGTTSIPVLIFGISITSWITLAAVIRVQIMLVRNAEYNIASRVLGTPSSKIIRKNIMPKILPIVIQTSTFAIPTAIAIDALLAYYNFGFVTNTLDQASLGSILNELLSGSDWEVYPHLLIIPVAFVGGISLLFFLAGKVFADSLDPKTHR; from the coding sequence ATGGAACAAAGACAATATACAAATGAAGAAATGAATTCTATAGATAATTCTCTCTTCAAGGTAATTGGAGCTCAACATGAGCAATCTGAACGAATTACAAATAAACCATACAGTTATTGAAAATCAGTTTTTGCAAGAGTTGCAAAATCAAAAACATTTGTTATTTCATTATTTTTATTAGTAGCAATTATTTTAATGGCATTCTCAATTGGAATAGGAAAAGATCCAGTTCCAATTAACAGACCAGGTATTGATATTGAAGCACCAAGCTGACAACATATATTTGGATTAGGTAAATTTGGAGAAGATTTATGAACTAAAATGTGAATTGGAACAAGAACAACATTGATATTTACATTCTTTGTTGCTTCAATTCAAATTTTATTAGGAATTTTATTAGGTTCAATTTGAGGATTCTTTTCAAAATTAGACTTAATTTTTATAGAAATCACTAGATTCTTAACTCTAATACCATCATTAATCTTATGATTGATTGTTATTTTCTTATTTGGAGGAACAACATCAATTCCAGTTCTAATATTTGGTATATCAATTACAAGTTGAATTACTTTAGCAGCAGTTATTAGGGTTCAAATTATGCTTGTAAGAAATGCAGAGTATAACATTGCATCAAGAGTATTAGGAACACCAAGTTCAAAAATTATTAGAAAAAATATCATGCCAAAAATATTACCGATTGTTATTCAAACATCAACATTTGCAATTCCAACAGCTATAGCAATTGATGCATTACTTGCATACTATAACTTTGGATTTGTTACAAATACATTAGATCAAGCATCATTAGGTTCAATTTTAAATGAATTATTATCTGGTTCAGATTGAGAAGTGTACCCACACTTATTAATCATTCCAGTTGCGTTTGTAGGGGGAATATCATTATTATTCTTCTTAGCAGGTAAAGTATTTGCCGATTCATTAGATCCTAAAACACATAGATAG
- the oppB gene encoding oligopeptide ABC transporter permease OppB, whose product METKVNELDKEQSSVLNLFEEISLTEEVKETKASHLEKVRSVFRKSNSTFDEFMQKNPLFSYSLKRILYAFITLYIAIAVVFIMLRIVTTDGAYLADVNLDKMNITYGSKEYYNLLNNRKDLFGVSGPMIQQMFIYLRNITPFIPKTVILNPVMDNAGNITGESTTMWFYLGVFMNKASGGASMSLVQEAFKRSIPTSFKIGSIGVLLSYVLGVPLGILAAKNKEKSADNAINGTSLVISAIPALVIISLLYKMSIYVFGANGTYEGATLGTKIWPVIGVMLLIMPMIIVNTRRFVLDEMTADYAKFALSKGLSEKYVFYVHIFRNAGVRLIKTLPEVFVLTLFGSSILVERHWSIDGMSKFILNGVANKDTFVVLGYIFVSASAGVFSSLIGDLLLATLDPRIKLTK is encoded by the coding sequence ATGGAAACAAAAGTAAATGAATTAGACAAAGAGCAATCGTCAGTATTAAACTTATTTGAAGAAATTAGTTTAACTGAGGAAGTTAAAGAAACAAAAGCCAGTCATTTAGAAAAAGTGAGAAGTGTGTTTAGGAAATCAAATTCAACATTTGATGAATTCATGCAAAAAAATCCATTATTTTCTTACTCACTTAAAAGAATATTGTATGCATTTATAACACTTTATATAGCAATAGCTGTTGTGTTTATAATGTTAAGAATCGTAACAACTGATGGAGCTTATTTAGCAGATGTTAACTTAGATAAAATGAACATAACTTATGGAAGCAAAGAATACTACAACTTATTAAATAATAGAAAAGACTTATTTGGAGTATCAGGACCAATGATTCAACAAATGTTTATCTATTTAAGAAATATTACACCATTCATTCCAAAAACTGTTATTTTAAATCCAGTTATGGATAATGCTGGAAATATTACAGGTGAATCAACAACAATGTGATTCTACTTAGGTGTATTTATGAACAAAGCTAGTGGTGGTGCTTCAATGTCATTAGTACAAGAAGCATTTAAAAGATCAATTCCAACTTCATTTAAAATTGGAAGTATTGGAGTTTTACTATCATATGTGCTTGGTGTACCATTAGGTATTCTTGCTGCAAAAAACAAAGAAAAATCAGCAGATAATGCAATTAATGGAACAAGCTTAGTAATTAGTGCTATTCCAGCATTAGTTATTATTTCTCTATTATACAAAATGTCAATTTATGTATTTGGAGCAAATGGAACTTATGAAGGAGCTACACTAGGAACTAAAATTTGACCTGTTATTGGGGTAATGTTATTAATTATGCCAATGATTATAGTTAACACAAGAAGATTCGTATTAGATGAAATGACAGCAGACTATGCAAAATTTGCACTTTCAAAAGGATTAAGCGAGAAATATGTATTCTACGTTCATATCTTTAGAAATGCAGGAGTTAGATTAATTAAAACTCTACCAGAAGTGTTTGTATTAACATTATTTGGATCAAGTATTTTAGTTGAAAGACATTGATCAATTGATGGTATGAGTAAATTTATTTTAAATGGGGTAGCAAATAAAGATACATTCGTTGTTTTAGGATATATCTTTGTATCAGCTTCAGCGGGAGTATTTTCAAGTTTAATTGGAGATTTACTGTTAGCAACATTAGACCCAAGAATAAAATTAACAAAATAG
- the sepF gene encoding cell division protein SepF, translating into MGLFNKKQDKHLELNDNKVDSIDNQNQFNNEFNEEHITHFFPQSYNDTKEIADCLIRFKNVTVKLTDIEKADKKRLIDFLTGVMYALDGDYKKIDAGVYYFWISN; encoded by the coding sequence ATGGGATTATTTAATAAAAAACAAGATAAACATTTGGAATTAAATGATAATAAAGTTGATTCTATAGATAACCAAAATCAATTTAATAATGAATTTAATGAAGAACATATAACTCATTTTTTCCCTCAAAGTTATAATGATACAAAAGAGATTGCAGATTGCCTTATCAGGTTTAAAAATGTAACTGTAAAACTTACAGATATTGAAAAAGCTGATAAAAAAAGACTTATAGATTTTTTAACAGGAGTTATGTATGCTCTTGATGGAGATTACAAAAAAATTGATGCAGGTGTATATTATTTTTGAATAAGCAATTAA
- the ftsZ gene encoding cell division protein FtsZ: MSTKLDLNKNAKIKVIGVGGGGCNAVNRMVDDNVQGVDFIVANTDAQVLAASSAPTKIVLGEEISKGLGAGANPEIGKQAAIESEEEIKNSLKGSDLIFVAAGMGGGTGTGAAPEIARIAMETGALVIAIVTKPFRFEGRLRNSYAVQGLNELRKYVDSIIIISNDRLLEIIGGIPVQDSFREADNILKQGVQTITDLIAVPAVINLDFADVRTVMKGKGNALFGIGIGSGEDKAIEAANKAITSSLLETSIRGAKDAIINVTGGKTVSLNDAYDAVDIVQQASGEDVNIIFGIAINEHLDDDLIVTVIATGFDDDYVSPNISSQQTPNVQKDSYTMNQPNYESEPQVETAYEQRTSFMVNQDKRPEYVKQAENENRHVQDRIGQWKQNNVNIPQPQVAQKIEETNDDEDGDFPTFLRKKW; this comes from the coding sequence ATGTCTACAAAATTAGATTTAAATAAAAATGCCAAGATTAAGGTAATTGGTGTTGGAGGAGGAGGTTGCAACGCTGTTAACAGAATGGTTGATGATAACGTTCAAGGTGTTGACTTCATTGTTGCAAATACTGATGCACAAGTTTTAGCTGCAAGTTCAGCTCCAACTAAAATTGTTCTTGGAGAAGAAATATCAAAAGGATTAGGAGCAGGAGCAAATCCAGAAATTGGAAAACAAGCTGCTATTGAATCAGAAGAAGAAATCAAAAATTCATTAAAAGGATCAGACTTGATTTTTGTTGCCGCTGGAATGGGTGGAGGTACAGGAACTGGTGCTGCACCTGAAATAGCAAGAATTGCTATGGAAACTGGAGCATTAGTTATTGCTATTGTTACAAAACCTTTCAGATTTGAAGGAAGATTAAGAAATTCTTATGCAGTTCAAGGTTTAAATGAATTAAGAAAATATGTTGATTCAATTATTATAATTTCAAATGATAGATTATTAGAAATTATTGGTGGAATTCCAGTTCAAGATTCATTTAGAGAAGCTGATAATATTTTAAAACAAGGAGTTCAAACAATTACTGATCTAATTGCTGTTCCTGCTGTAATTAACTTAGACTTTGCTGACGTAAGAACAGTAATGAAAGGTAAAGGAAACGCTTTATTTGGAATTGGAATTGGTTCTGGAGAAGATAAAGCAATTGAAGCTGCAAACAAAGCAATTACTTCATCATTATTAGAAACTTCAATTCGTGGAGCTAAGGATGCAATTATTAACGTTACTGGTGGAAAAACAGTTTCATTAAATGATGCATATGATGCAGTTGATATTGTTCAACAAGCAAGTGGTGAAGATGTAAATATTATCTTTGGTATAGCAATTAATGAACATTTAGATGATGATTTAATTGTGACTGTAATTGCAACTGGTTTTGATGACGACTATGTTTCACCAAATATAAGTTCACAACAAACTCCAAATGTTCAAAAGGATTCATATACAATGAATCAACCAAATTATGAAAGTGAACCACAAGTTGAAACAGCTTATGAACAAAGAACATCATTTATGGTAAATCAAGATAAAAGACCAGAATACGTAAAACAAGCTGAAAACGAAAATAGACATGTTCAAGATAGAATAGGTCAATGAAAACAAAATAATGTTAATATTCCACAACCTCAAGTTGCTCAAAAAATTGAAGAAACTAATGATGATGAAGATGGAGATTTCCCAACTTTCTTAAGAAAGAAATGATAA
- a CDS encoding cell division protein FtsA: MQNETYAVIEITKKYIKFAVGKYKKNMGLKVVFKEREKTKNSWLTEKNDIVDTNIVSHRLNKMINKYESMFKEKIKRVSVIYPTASMQIKDSSSSLYIDNPDKIIRKEHLTILCKDAKRVVFEDNLVFANMKPYEFRINNSQSFANMPYGAKAELVSMNAKVYAAERHVVDSFNKVLKSLELETITASSQMFTLAKQCGDGLNFRNTFALINWDWDSIDIGFFSRETLVKKEVINFGIKDIIENLSAKMYSKFDIADKYIFKLLDFSSNRLDNNVMYRKYIASERKIFELKAIDLKHMLLEELNAVIDKSDVLISREMNNIRNFKVYHTGKITEIAGFEKILLRSNYKNISEIYYSLVTGASQIWTTSLCGMMKHLHLTNKNLKEIKTSTEIYLNSEHPANRVEAQQMVYPNQVRPNQHLQQTQQFRPNVQQNYQQSNQYSPQMMVQQNYQKNENYLKNGIINTQTNKQ; the protein is encoded by the coding sequence ATGCAAAACGAAACATATGCAGTAATTGAAATTACTAAAAAATATATAAAATTTGCTGTTGGAAAATATAAAAAGAATATGGGTTTAAAAGTTGTTTTTAAAGAGAGAGAAAAAACAAAAAATAGTTGATTAACAGAAAAAAATGATATTGTTGATACAAATATTGTTTCTCATAGACTTAATAAAATGATTAATAAATATGAATCAATGTTCAAAGAAAAAATAAAAAGAGTTTCAGTAATATATCCAACTGCATCGATGCAAATAAAAGATTCTTCATCAAGCCTTTATATTGATAATCCAGATAAAATTATTAGAAAAGAACATTTAACAATCTTATGTAAAGATGCTAAAAGAGTAGTGTTTGAAGATAATTTAGTCTTTGCAAATATGAAACCATATGAGTTTAGAATTAATAATAGTCAAAGTTTTGCAAATATGCCATATGGTGCAAAAGCAGAACTAGTATCAATGAATGCAAAAGTTTATGCAGCAGAAAGACATGTTGTTGATTCATTCAATAAAGTGCTAAAAAGTTTAGAATTAGAAACTATAACTGCATCAAGTCAAATGTTCACTCTTGCAAAACAATGCGGAGATGGTTTAAATTTCAGAAATACATTTGCTTTAATAAATTGAGATTGAGACTCAATTGATATTGGATTTTTCTCAAGAGAAACTCTTGTAAAAAAAGAGGTAATAAATTTTGGGATTAAAGATATTATTGAAAATTTATCTGCAAAAATGTATTCAAAATTTGATATAGCTGATAAATATATATTTAAATTATTGGATTTCTCATCAAATAGATTAGACAACAATGTAATGTATAGAAAATATATTGCAAGCGAAAGAAAAATATTTGAATTAAAAGCAATTGATCTAAAGCATATGCTTTTAGAAGAACTAAATGCTGTAATTGATAAATCAGATGTATTAATTTCAAGAGAAATGAATAATATAAGAAACTTTAAAGTTTATCATACGGGTAAAATTACAGAGATTGCTGGATTTGAGAAAATATTGTTAAGAAGTAATTACAAAAATATTTCAGAAATTTATTATTCATTAGTAACTGGAGCAAGTCAAATTTGAACTACTTCATTGTGTGGAATGATGAAACATTTACATTTAACAAATAAAAATCTAAAAGAGATTAAAACAAGTACAGAGATTTATCTAAATTCTGAACATCCAGCTAATAGAGTTGAAGCACAGCAAATGGTATATCCAAATCAAGTAAGACCAAATCAACATTTGCAACAAACTCAACAATTTAGACCAAATGTACAACAAAATTATCAACAATCAAATCAATATTCACCACAAATGATGGTGCAACAAAATTATCAAAAAAATGAAAACTATTTAAAAAATGGTATTATAAATACGCAAACAAATAAACAATAA
- the rsmH gene encoding 16S rRNA (cytosine(1402)-N(4))-methyltransferase RsmH, whose translation MAQEHTSVLLNESIDLLNIKSNGIYVDCTLGRAGHSAEILKKIDQGHLYAIDQDQDAIAISRKKLECISSNFTILEGNFADIKVLLSLSGIKKVDGILYDLGVSSPQFDKADRGFSYRFNSDLDMRMDQKNTKITAKEVVNTFTDKQLADIFFQYGDEKFSWEIAKKIIIKRQEKEIKTTFELVDIIKECLPQKVLKQKKHPAKKVFQALRIYINDELEVLKRSLNNSLELLNPGGVICVITFHSLEEKIIKDIFKTKTTSKEDKFLRKLPIAMEIKKDYELVIKKPVLPGEQELLDNRRAHSAKLWAIRKVGE comes from the coding sequence ATGGCACAAGAACATACATCTGTTTTACTTAATGAATCAATTGATTTATTAAATATAAAAAGTAATGGAATATATGTTGACTGTACTCTAGGGCGAGCAGGTCATAGTGCTGAAATCTTAAAAAAAATAGATCAAGGACATTTATATGCAATTGACCAAGATCAAGATGCAATTGCAATAAGTAGGAAAAAACTTGAATGTATTTCAAGTAATTTTACTATTTTAGAAGGAAACTTTGCAGATATAAAAGTTTTACTTTCTTTGAGTGGGATCAAAAAAGTAGATGGAATTTTATATGATTTGGGAGTTTCAAGTCCTCAATTTGATAAAGCAGATAGAGGATTTAGTTATAGATTCAACTCTGATTTAGATATGAGAATGGATCAAAAAAATACCAAAATTACTGCAAAGGAAGTTGTAAATACTTTTACAGATAAACAACTTGCTGATATTTTCTTTCAATATGGAGATGAAAAATTTTCATGAGAAATAGCTAAAAAAATTATTATTAAAAGACAAGAAAAAGAAATAAAAACTACTTTTGAATTGGTAGATATTATAAAAGAATGTCTACCGCAAAAAGTTCTTAAACAAAAGAAACACCCAGCAAAAAAGGTATTTCAAGCTTTAAGAATTTATATAAATGATGAACTTGAAGTTTTAAAAAGGTCTTTAAATAATTCATTAGAATTATTAAATCCAGGAGGAGTAATTTGTGTAATAACTTTTCACTCTTTAGAGGAAAAAATAATTAAAGATATTTTTAAAACTAAAACTACTTCGAAAGAAGATAAATTTTTAAGAAAATTACCAATAGCAATGGAAATAAAAAAAGACTATGAACTTGTTATAAAAAAACCTGTATTACCAGGAGAACAAGAATTACTAGATAATAGAAGAGCTCATAGTGCAAAACTTTGAGCAATTAGAAAGGTTGGTGAATAG
- the mraZ gene encoding division/cell wall cluster transcriptional repressor MraZ, with product MLFGKFEHNLDDKSRLTIPSKLRNKLGELVYVTRSIDGLCLEIRTPENFKEWYNELKAQSALSSTTRTVVRTIFSNTDEIAIDGSGRIKLPTNLLEEVGISKTVQITGAGEWVEIWDKDKHQIYSIDAKSQLVEAAEKLGGVN from the coding sequence GTGTTATTTGGAAAATTTGAACATAATTTGGATGATAAATCTAGACTTACAATACCTTCAAAATTACGTAATAAACTAGGGGAACTAGTTTATGTAACAAGAAGTATTGATGGACTTTGTTTAGAAATTAGAACACCAGAAAATTTTAAAGAATGATATAACGAACTTAAAGCACAAAGTGCTCTTTCTTCAACAACACGTACAGTTGTTAGAACAATATTTTCTAATACTGACGAAATAGCAATTGATGGTTCAGGGCGAATCAAATTGCCAACAAATTTATTAGAAGAAGTTGGAATCTCAAAAACTGTTCAAATCACCGGGGCTGGTGAATGAGTAGAAATTTGGGATAAAGACAAGCATCAAATTTATTCAATTGATGCAAAAAGTCAGCTTGTAGAAGCTGCTGAAAAATTGGGCGGAGTAAATTAA
- the rpmF gene encoding 50S ribosomal protein L32 has product MAVPFRKTSKAAKNKRRSHLALVSSAIISCPNCGSMIKPHRVCRECGYYKNKEVKKVD; this is encoded by the coding sequence ATGGCTGTACCATTTAGAAAGACCAGTAAAGCTGCTAAAAATAAAAGAAGAAGTCACTTGGCTTTAGTAAGCTCAGCAATTATTTCATGTCCAAACTGTGGAAGTATGATCAAACCACATAGAGTTTGTCGTGAATGTGGTTACTATAAAAACAAAGAAGTTAAAAAAGTTGATTAA
- a CDS encoding YceD family protein → MLKKDIELKQLINLDENLEINADFKIDHDLIKSIEKVHVKGILNYQESMKSIIVSAKITATIHAMDARDGKDIKLDDQIYDWNEEYYFEDINDDQHNIVLGDKFSILDYAIEQIVLNIPMNLTNNYDKISFVGKDYILMSEEEYQQEQENQIDSRWEKLKDFNFEK, encoded by the coding sequence GTGTTAAAAAAAGATATAGAACTAAAGCAATTGATAAATTTGGATGAAAATTTAGAAATTAATGCAGATTTTAAAATAGATCATGATTTAATTAAGTCAATTGAAAAAGTTCATGTTAAGGGTATTTTAAATTATCAAGAATCAATGAAATCTATTATTGTAAGTGCTAAAATTACTGCAACTATTCATGCAATGGATGCAAGAGATGGAAAAGATATTAAATTAGATGATCAAATTTATGATTGAAATGAAGAATATTATTTTGAAGATATAAACGATGATCAACATAATATTGTTTTGGGAGATAAATTTAGTATTCTAGATTATGCAATTGAACAAATTGTTTTAAATATTCCTATGAATTTAACCAATAATTATGATAAAATTTCATTTGTCGGTAAAGATTACATACTTATGTCTGAAGAAGAATACCAACAAGAACAAGAAAATCAAATAGATTCAAGATGAGAAAAACTTAAAGATTTTAATTTTGAAAAATAA